The Ziziphus jujuba cultivar Dongzao chromosome 7, ASM3175591v1 genome includes a region encoding these proteins:
- the LOC107425332 gene encoding uncharacterized protein LOC107425332: protein MAMQNDEVGKPQAMRTDNDYHKKIISKLTDAVLEEFARSNPSKTLIPDYKNHIKQQLQGFFPNFRTPTHPTYSVMIFRAITELEEERGSSEEAISEFIKQKFEDLPWAHASLLRHHLKKLSQSGEIIAVSENSYMLPDENANSVIKTEKGSKEKKKHEQGRGKKRQHVTKHGDQSQEGQMVKKMKQSQKLKVAVREEDKVQGLLKKIDDQNQSQEQQINQNGERRQKELKVGFSKQRPVGEQQSEVDQNQAQILEHEDEMEEQEVDVKEKIQEEGNEVEVFEGQKVARRHELEKIGGKSLLQKHEVSSQPVNSGEIDADAEECNQAQLPQVQRIVQVLEGQNIATRLELEKIRGKNLSQEWQLEEQKQEVSCEPVKSGEIDVDEECNQAQLPQAERICDQKQAKRQSEAIDSQCQAETQLIKENKENAQQSEEVLNTLSERQIEVFEDQLPAKQQFEVIEQQKEAPGRAVKGYENSEQAEKKQEEVITELNDHGQQMHVTEKLIESKDEESKMINKQTQEQQNEVVKDQSQSPFQQNQPQDEGYEQPIPTQREEIAVGVLQKSKAKWKDKVTEEQRQDPHEQELYRIKEKQNEMAQGQRQVGDIERTVHLQEEQVEVIENHSKLPRQRNEVIAEKNKQLEIINSQIDLSKMQELLLKKHGKEAHATALDPSFTAKILDRGGSSTLIEKYLKLLKERQKIEEELFRIFYLFSATEESNHSSRESVGGIAASPELPFGSLQLRGNRELCSQKQTSEPLPVRSSFTTSVNSVMHALEREPEVRKLERNPQLKPSTVVQAIVTSHDPITSVNELHHVQKHLKHQGYLHPPGSNGDEDATIVISSPEGEQDDPEKQKLQSKGQKRFLTPRCNPEATLSVPGLLDIQNHNLGMKQQPKKDGRGRPRKQKSDAENTTGDKMISQPKKDGRGRPRKQKSDAEATPDKLISQPKKDGRGRPRKRTLDDEATPGDKLISHKKQEQRGRPRKQKLLADTTMGDILIPQNKQDANTTTGDILMLQNKLDSDTPTGDILIPQKKQDADTPNGDILSLQKKKDADTATRDILI, encoded by the exons ATGGCAATGCAGAATGACGAAGTTGGAAAACCACAAGCAATGAGAACCGACAATGATTATCAT aaaaaaatcaTAAGCAAGCTCACTGATGCTGTGCTTGAGGAGTTTGCAAGATCTAACCCAAGCAAAACCCTCATACCTGATTACAAGAACCACATCAAACAACAACTTCAGGGATTCTTTCCAAATTTCCGAACCCCCACTCACCCCACATATTCTGTG ATGATTTTTAGGGCAATTACTGAGTTGGAGGAAGAAAGGGGGTCAAGTGAGGAAGCAATATCGGAATTTATCAAACAAAAGTTCGAGGATTTGCCATGGGCTCATGCAAGTCTGTTGCGTCACCATTTGAAAAAACTTAGTCAGAGTGGAGAGATAATTGCTGTTTCGGAAAATTCTTATATGCTTCCTGATGAAAACGCTAACTCAGTCATTAAGACAGAAAAGGGGagtaaagagaagaagaagcatgAACAgggtaggggaaaaaaaaggcaGCATGTGACTAAACATGGAGATCAATCACAAGAAGgacaaatggttaaaaaaatgaaGCAATCCCAAAAATTAAAGGTTGCTGTCAGGGAAGAAGATAAGGTCCAAGGTTTACTAAAGAAGATTGATGACCAAAATCAATCTCAAGAACAGCAAATCAACCAAAATGGAGAAAGAAGACAAAAAGAATTGAAAGTTGGATTTAGTAAGCAACGTCCAGTGGGAGAACAACAAAGTGAAGTGGACCAAAATCAGGCACAAATTTTAGAACATGAAGATGAAATGGAAGAACAAGAAGTTgatgttaaagaaaaaatccaagaggaagggaatgaaGTAGAAGTTTTTGAAGGACAAAAGGTTGCAAGAAGGCATGAACTTGAAAAGATTGGAGGAAAAAGTCTGTTACAAAAGCATGAGGTTTCTTCTCAACCAGTTAATTCAGGAGAGATTGATGCAGATGCAGAAGAATGTAATCAGGCACAACTACCACAAGTTCAAAGGATAGTACAAGTTTTAGAAGGACAAAATATTGCAACAAGACTTGAACTCGAAAAGATCAGAGGGAAAAATCTGTCACAAGAGTGGCAGCTTGAGGAGCAAAAGCAGGAGGTTTCTTGTGAACCAGTAAAATCAGGTGAGATTGATGTTGATGAAGAATGTAATCAAGCGCAACTACCACAAGCTGAAAGGATTTGTGACCAAAAACAAGCAAAAAGACAATCTGAGGCAATTGACAGTCAATGTCAAGCAGAGACACAGCTAATCAAAGAGAATAAGGAAAATGCTCAACAATCCGAAGAGGTTCTAAACACTCTTTCGGAAAGGCAAATTGAAGTTTTCGAAGATCAATTGCCTGCAAAGCAGCAATTTGAAGTAATTGAACAACAAAAGGAAGCTCCTGGGCGAGCTGTCAAAGGATATGAAAATTCAGAACAAGCAGAAAAGAAACAAGAGGAAGTAATTACAGAACTAAATGATCATGGGCAACAAATGCATGTAACTGAAAAACTCATTGAAAGTAAAGATGAAGAAAGTAAAATGATCAACAAACAAACTCAGGAACAACAGAACGAAGTGGTTAAGGATCAAAGTCAATCTCCATTTCAACAAAATCAACCACAAGATGAAGGATATGAACAACCAATACCAACACAACGGGAAGAAATTGCTGTGGGTGTCCTACAGAAGAGTAAAGCAAAGTGGAAAGATAAAGTGACTGAAGAACAAAGACAAGATCCACATGAGCAAGAACTGTATCgaataaaagaaaagcaaaatgaAATGGCTCAAGGGCAACGACAAGTTGGAGATATTGAAAGAACTGTGCATTTACAAGAAGAACAGGTTGAAGTGATTGAAAATCATTCTAAATTACCAAGGCAACGCAATGAAGTTATTGCTGAAAAAAACAAGCAACTAGAGATTATTAACTCGCAAATTGATCTCAG CAAGATGCAAGAGTTATTATTAAAGAAGCACGGGAAAGAAGCTCATGCAACAGCTTTGGATCCTTCTTTTACGGCTAAGATATTAGACAGGGGTGGTTCATCTACTCTAATAGAG AAGTATCTAAAACTGTTAAAGGAGCGACAGAAGATTGAGGAAGAGCTGTTcagaattttttatctttttagtgCAACGGAGGAATCAAACCATTCCTCTCGGGAATCCGTAGGTGGAATAGCAGCTTCTCCTGAATTGCCCTTTGGATCATTGCAACTAAGAGGCAATCGAGAACTTTGTAGCCAGAAGCAGACATCTGAACCTCTACCTGTTAGAAGTTCTTTCACAACCTCTGTGAATTCCGTAATGCACGCACTGGAGCGAGAACCAGAGGTTCGAAAGCTGGAAAGGAATCCACAGCTAAAGCCATCAACAGTTGTGCAGGCAATAGTCACTTCACATGATCCCATTACTTCAGTTAATGAGCTCCATCACGTGCAGAAGCACCTCAAGCATCAAGGATATCTGCACCCTCCTGGATCAAATGGAGATGAAGACGCGACTATAGTAATTTCTTCACCTGAAGGTGAGCAAGATGATCCTGAGAAGCAGAAGCTGCAGAGTAAAGGCCAAAAGCGGTTTCTTACACCAAGGTGTAATCCAGAAGCAACGTTGAGTGTGCCAGGACTCTTGGATATTCAGAACCATAACTTAGGAATGAAGCAACAGCCCAAGAAGGATGGCCGAGGGAGGCCCCGTAAACAAAAGTCTGATGCTGAGAATACAACTGGAGACAAAATGATCTCACAGCCCAAGAAGGATGGCCGAGGTAGACCACGGAAACAGAAGTCGGATGCTGAGGCTACACCTGACAAATTGATCTCACAGCCCAAGAAGGATGGCCGAGGTAGGCCACGTAAACGGACGTTAGATGATGAGGCTACACCTGGAGACAAATTGATATCACATAAGAAGCAGGAGCAACGAGGGAGGCCCCGTAAACAAAAGTTGTTAGCTGATACTACAATGGGAGATATATTGATCCCTCAGAACAAGCAGGATGCCAATACTACAACTGGAGACATATTGATGTTGCAGAACAAGCTGGATTCTGATACTCCAACTGGAGACATACTGATCCCGCAGAAGAAGCAGGATGCTGATACTCCAAATGGAGACATATTGAGCTTGCAGAAGAAGAAGGATGCTGATACAGCAACAAGGGACATATTGATATAG
- the LOC107429913 gene encoding glycolipid transfer protein 1, translating to MEGTVFTPALEGMKHVKSESGEMLTKPFLEVCKHILPVIDKFGAAMVLVKSDIGGNITRLETKYLSNPTEFNYLYSLVRVEVEAKTAKGSSSCTNGLLWLTRAMDFLVELFRNLLEHSDWKMSQACTEAYGKTLKKWHGWLASSSFSVAMKLAPDRAKFMEVVGGSGDVLSDIEKFCTNFSPLLEENHKFLASVGLDDLKAS from the exons ATGGAGGGGACTGTGTTCACTCCTGCTTTGGAAGGAATGAAGCATGTGAAATCTGAGAGTGGAGAGATGCTGACTAAGCCTTTCTTGGAAGTCTGCAAGCATATATTGCCTGTTATAG ATAAGTTTGGAGCTGCTATGGTCCTTGTTAAATCTGATATTGGTGGAAACATAACG AGATTGGAAACTAAATATCTGTCCAATCCAACAGAATTCAACTACTTGTACAGTCTTGTACGTGTTGAGGTCGAAGCTAAAACAGCAAAAGGATCATCCAGTTGCACCAATGGTCTTCTTTGGTTGACAAG GGCAATGGATTTCTTGGTGGAATTGTTTCGCAATTTACTGGAGCATTCAGATTGGAAAATGTCACAGGCTTGTACAGAGGCCTATGGCAAGACCCTTAAAAAATGGCATGGTTGGCTTGCTAGTTCAAGTTTCAGT GTTGCAATGAAACTCGCTCCTGATAGGGCAAAGTTCATGGAGGTTGTAGGTGGTTCTGGTGATGTCCTATCTGACATAGAGAAATTCTGCACAAACTTTTCCCCTTTACTTGAAGAGAATCACAAGTTCTTG GCTAGTGTTGGTTTGGATGATTTGAAGGCATCATGA